From Endozoicomonas sp. 8E, the proteins below share one genomic window:
- a CDS encoding transposase — MTRARSSLIDPGSTPYYHCIARCVRRAYLCGEDNLTGKNYEHRRQWVVDKLRELVSIFSIEVCAYAVMSNHYHVVLHINQKPAREWTRDEILSRWTRLFTGPLLVQRYLAADQLSHSELARVDEFVEEYRNRLTSISWFMRCLNEYLARQANQEDGCKGRFWEGRFKSQALLDEAALLTCMAYVDLNPLRAEMAETPEGSDYTSIQERIENLEGSDIRKQPITLMPFRSQEQNPDKALPYILRNYLELVDWSGRAVRSDKKGSIPSDIPPILTRLEIDSNEWLKTMRCNNRFYRAVGRLEAMKTFAQEMGQQWVQGVFTCSRLFHGVS, encoded by the coding sequence ATGACCCGTGCACGAAGTTCTTTGATCGACCCAGGTTCTACGCCTTATTATCACTGTATAGCTCGATGCGTGCGCAGAGCGTATTTGTGTGGGGAGGATAATTTAACGGGTAAAAACTACGAGCACCGTCGGCAGTGGGTTGTAGATAAGCTCAGGGAACTGGTTTCAATCTTTTCCATAGAAGTCTGCGCCTATGCTGTCATGTCGAATCACTATCATGTGGTTTTGCATATCAATCAGAAACCTGCCAGAGAGTGGACACGAGATGAAATTTTGAGTCGATGGACAAGGCTTTTCACTGGGCCGCTTCTGGTTCAGAGGTATCTTGCTGCTGACCAGCTGAGTCATTCGGAACTGGCTCGCGTGGACGAATTTGTTGAAGAGTATCGAAATCGTTTAACGAGTATCAGTTGGTTCATGCGTTGCCTGAACGAATATCTTGCCCGTCAGGCTAACCAGGAAGATGGCTGCAAAGGTCGCTTCTGGGAAGGGCGGTTTAAAAGTCAGGCGTTGTTGGATGAGGCAGCGTTGTTGACCTGCATGGCTTATGTTGACTTGAATCCGCTCCGTGCCGAAATGGCGGAAACTCCAGAAGGATCAGACTACACGTCGATACAGGAACGAATAGAAAATTTGGAAGGTTCTGATATCCGAAAACAGCCAATCACCCTTATGCCTTTTCGATCACAGGAGCAAAATCCGGATAAGGCATTGCCTTATATTCTTCGCAATTATCTTGAGCTGGTTGACTGGAGTGGGCGTGCAGTCCGATCCGATAAGAAAGGTTCAATCCCTTCAGATATCCCACCCATTCTGACCCGACTGGAAATTGATTCAAATGAATGGCTCAAAACCATGAGATGTAATAACCGCTTCTATCGGGCAGTGGGCAGGCTGGAAGCCATGAAAACTTTTGCTCAGGAAATGGGGCAGCAATGGGTACAGGGGGTGTTTACCTGTAGTCGTTTATTTCATGGCGTAAGCTGA
- the abiEi gene encoding type IV toxin-antitoxin system AbiEi family antitoxin, translating into MTKKDRLVAALSESTKAGGGINTAAELAYMIGERLTPAFTKFLTVCAKKGLIRRVAKGVFESTLTPPDPTTAIYKIAKKLRANVISYISLESQLSHTGDISQIPMGRLTIVTKGRSGTFSTPYGVIEFTHSKKTIRNIAPNLYFDESVGMYRAQSSQAIKDLKNCKRNTHMLES; encoded by the coding sequence ATGACCAAGAAAGATAGACTAGTTGCCGCACTATCAGAGTCAACCAAAGCGGGAGGTGGTATCAACACAGCGGCAGAGTTAGCCTATATGATTGGCGAGAGACTCACTCCCGCGTTCACCAAGTTTCTCACTGTTTGTGCAAAAAAAGGCTTGATACGCAGGGTCGCCAAAGGCGTGTTTGAGAGCACGTTGACGCCTCCAGACCCAACGACTGCGATCTATAAGATAGCGAAAAAACTTCGCGCCAATGTCATAAGCTACATAAGCCTTGAGAGTCAACTTAGTCATACTGGGGACATCTCTCAAATACCCATGGGAAGGCTGACGATTGTGACGAAAGGCCGCAGCGGCACCTTCTCAACACCCTATGGCGTCATTGAATTCACTCACTCAAAAAAAACTATCAGAAATATTGCACCAAACCTGTATTTTGATGAATCTGTTGGCATGTACAGAGCACAATCCTCGCAAGCCATCAAAGACCTAAAAAACTGCAAAAGAAATACCCATATGCTGGAGAGCTAA
- a CDS encoding nucleotidyl transferase AbiEii/AbiGii toxin family protein, translating into MLKEQLKRIVEANPEYAAITPVIEKEILHHDIVHVLVKQGAMQSLTFIGGTSLRMCHNSSRLSEDLDFNGGLDFKPSDFDGLETEIQQFIQNKYETNVWVNKPNQDEQGDTSSWKISIEKEANRPDLPRQKVHIDICAIPSFDAKKRPLINHYNIVTPTEGLLVPVQSLEETLADKFIALAYRARHIKPRDVWDIVWIKQKGIDVSAELVNKKLEAREKNRQDFMEMLSNQVTKILKDDEVRINFNTEISRFVPESIKRRTLDNPEYWDYIQNEIKSMAKLLLDGDEPRNKFDMSL; encoded by the coding sequence GTGCTAAAGGAACAACTAAAAAGAATCGTGGAAGCAAATCCGGAATACGCAGCCATCACGCCAGTGATCGAGAAGGAAATTCTTCATCACGACATTGTGCATGTGCTGGTTAAGCAAGGGGCTATGCAGTCACTCACCTTCATAGGGGGTACATCACTCAGGATGTGCCATAACAGCTCCCGTTTGTCGGAAGATCTGGACTTTAATGGAGGGCTTGACTTCAAGCCCTCCGACTTTGACGGGCTGGAAACCGAAATCCAACAATTCATCCAGAACAAGTACGAGACCAACGTTTGGGTCAACAAGCCTAACCAAGATGAGCAGGGCGACACGTCGTCGTGGAAAATCAGCATAGAGAAGGAGGCCAACCGGCCTGATCTGCCAAGGCAGAAAGTGCACATAGACATCTGTGCCATTCCCTCGTTTGACGCGAAAAAAAGACCCCTGATCAATCACTACAATATCGTGACGCCCACCGAGGGCCTGCTGGTACCGGTCCAGTCTCTCGAAGAGACGTTGGCGGACAAGTTTATTGCTCTGGCCTATCGGGCCAGACACATAAAACCTCGTGATGTCTGGGATATCGTTTGGATAAAACAAAAAGGAATTGATGTCTCTGCAGAGCTAGTCAATAAAAAACTGGAAGCAAGAGAAAAAAACAGGCAAGACTTCATGGAAATGCTCAGCAACCAAGTAACCAAAATATTAAAAGACGATGAGGTACGCATTAATTTCAATACTGAGATAAGTCGCTTTGTTCCTGAAAGCATAAAGCGGAGAACACTCGACAATCCGGAGTATTGGGATTACATCCAGAACGAGATCAAGTCCATGGCTAAGCTTCTTCTTGATGGCGACGAGCCCCGTAACAAGTTTGACATGAGCCTTTGA
- a CDS encoding AAA family ATPase, protein MKLESLTIKNYKVFQHVELKALPGMCVFVGANGSGKTTLFDVFGFLRDALHGNVRTALQKRGGFREVATRGGIDQPIEFTLQFRLPIGGVDRLVTYLLEIRQDKGRPIVAREILRYKRGSQGSPFHFLDFRGGRGYAILNEEDFNKADSELEREEQTLDSPDILAVKGLGQFQRFRAANAFRQLIENWHVSDFHINDARQTRDAGYAEHLSPRGENAALVAQYLYEQHPDIFQHVLDKMKQRVPGVEDVKAVETDDGRIVLKFQDGSFKDPFVARYVSDGTIKMFAYLLLLNDPKPHPLLCVEEPESQLYPSLLVELAEEFRSYAEQGGQVMVSTHSPDMLNSIRLNEIFWLKKSNGVTTIERPADNTLIKSLVEGGDLPGALWKQGLFDGVNP, encoded by the coding sequence ATGAAGCTTGAGTCCCTGACAATCAAAAACTACAAGGTTTTTCAGCATGTGGAGCTGAAAGCCCTGCCCGGCATGTGCGTGTTTGTCGGCGCCAATGGCAGCGGTAAAACCACCCTGTTTGATGTGTTTGGCTTTCTCAGGGATGCCCTGCACGGTAATGTCCGCACCGCCTTACAGAAACGGGGCGGGTTTCGGGAAGTCGCCACCCGTGGCGGTATTGATCAGCCTATCGAGTTCACCCTGCAGTTCCGCTTGCCCATTGGCGGCGTTGACCGGCTGGTGACTTACCTGTTGGAAATTCGACAGGACAAAGGTCGGCCCATCGTTGCCCGGGAGATACTCCGCTATAAACGGGGCAGCCAGGGTTCACCGTTTCATTTCCTGGATTTTCGGGGAGGCCGCGGTTACGCGATTCTCAATGAAGAAGACTTTAATAAAGCCGATTCAGAGCTGGAACGGGAAGAACAGACGCTGGATAGTCCGGATATTCTGGCCGTAAAAGGACTCGGTCAATTTCAGCGATTCCGGGCGGCCAATGCCTTTCGTCAGCTAATTGAAAACTGGCATGTCTCCGATTTTCATATCAACGATGCCCGCCAGACACGGGACGCTGGCTATGCAGAGCATTTATCGCCCCGAGGGGAAAATGCCGCGCTGGTGGCCCAGTACCTCTATGAGCAACACCCGGATATTTTCCAGCATGTACTGGATAAAATGAAACAGCGGGTGCCGGGAGTAGAAGATGTAAAGGCAGTAGAAACTGACGATGGGCGCATTGTCCTGAAATTTCAGGATGGCAGCTTTAAAGACCCTTTTGTGGCTCGTTATGTCTCCGATGGCACCATCAAGATGTTCGCTTATTTGCTGTTGCTGAACGACCCGAAGCCCCATCCATTGCTTTGTGTCGAGGAGCCGGAAAGCCAGCTTTACCCAAGCCTGTTGGTGGAGCTGGCGGAGGAGTTTCGCAGTTATGCCGAACAGGGTGGCCAGGTGATGGTGTCTACCCATTCGCCGGACATGTTGAACAGCATCCGGCTGAACGAGATTTTCTGGTTGAAGAAAAGTAATGGTGTTACCACCATTGAGCGTCCTGCGGATAATACGCTGATCAAAAGTCTGGTCGAAGGCGGGGATTTACCCGGTGCACTCTGGAAACAAGGGCTGTTTGACGGAGTAAACCCCTGA
- a CDS encoding DUF4276 family protein produces MTQLVFLLEEPSAQVLLDTLLPRLLPAEVSFRCIPHEGKQDLEKSIPIKLRHWNVPNSWFVVVRDKDQDDCERLKARLQKLCEENLRPETLVRIAVHELESWFLGDLAAVGAAFNKPRLAEKQNGRKFRNPDALANAQEELKKLITGYQKVSGARAIAPHLNLANNRSVSFQQFVNGVHTYLERINTM; encoded by the coding sequence ATGACGCAGTTGGTCTTTTTGCTGGAAGAGCCCTCTGCTCAGGTATTGCTGGATACATTGTTACCCCGACTGTTACCAGCGGAAGTGTCTTTTCGATGTATTCCCCATGAGGGTAAGCAGGATCTGGAAAAGTCCATACCCATCAAACTGCGCCATTGGAACGTCCCCAATAGCTGGTTTGTGGTGGTACGGGATAAGGACCAGGACGACTGTGAACGTCTGAAAGCACGGCTGCAAAAGTTATGCGAAGAAAACCTTCGACCGGAGACACTGGTTCGCATTGCCGTTCATGAATTGGAAAGCTGGTTTCTTGGGGATCTTGCTGCTGTTGGAGCAGCGTTTAATAAGCCCCGGCTGGCTGAAAAGCAGAATGGTCGTAAATTCCGCAACCCTGATGCTTTGGCCAATGCTCAGGAAGAGTTGAAAAAACTGATTACCGGTTATCAGAAAGTCTCTGGTGCCCGAGCCATTGCGCCCCACCTTAACCTTGCTAACAATCGGTCGGTCAGTTTTCAGCAGTTTGTCAACGGTGTTCACACGTATCTGGAACGCATCAATACAATGTAA